Sequence from the Rutidosis leptorrhynchoides isolate AG116_Rl617_1_P2 chromosome 3, CSIRO_AGI_Rlap_v1, whole genome shotgun sequence genome:
GTAGTCCTCACAACCAATGCTTCCCAAGACTCCAAATCAGGGCACATTCGTCTTTTCATCATCTCCTCCATAACAAAGATAGCATCGTCCATCTTCCCATTGCCAACCAACCCCATAACCAAACAACAAAACGTTTCCAACCGTGCACAATGCTTACTAGTTAGCATTACATTCAAaacctttaaaccctcatcaaactcTCCATTTCTACAAAAACCGTCAATTATCATTCTAAAAGAGGCTGCATTTGGCTCGAAACCATTAACCTGCATCTCAACTAATATCTTATAAGCTTCACCAGCTCTATTTTCTTTGCATAAATAATTGATCAGTATATTGTACATAACAACATCCGGCTTAATTCTCCTCTTCTTCATTTCAAGTAGCAACGCTTTAGCTTCCTCAAAGTTTCCTCTTTTCGCAAGATCATTCATCAAAACCCCATAATTAACAAGCCGCGGTTTACACCCTTGATATTCCATGTCAAACATCAAATTTTTCGCTTCCCTGTACTTTTCTTGCAGACACAACGCTTCCATTAACAAAGCATACGTTATCGCATTTGGTTTTTTCCCTTTCCGAATCATCTCATCAAACAAACTTTTCGCCTCATCAAACTCCCCCTTTTTACTCCAAAACCCAATTTGACAGTTATAAGTCACAACAGTAGGTTCAACCTCTCTTTcaagcatttcatcgaacaccttacGTGCATCACCCCACTTACCTTCCCCAAGCAATCCTTTAATCATGATATTAAACGTAACCGCATTCGGTCGAAACCCCATTTTAGAACAGTTCTTAAACATCTCATTCGCCTCATCAAACCTCTCATTCTGAATCAAAGCATTAAGAATTGCATTTAACGATTGCAACGAACGATAGCAATTAAAGGAAGGCATTCTTTCAAACATATCAACCGCATTTTCAACCAAACCGGACTTCGCGTAATGCTGAATTAATCCAATGAATAAAGGCTCTTTACATTGAACGTTATAGTGTTGTAGTTGTTGAAGAAGGGTTTCAACTTGGTTAAAGTTTTTGTTACGCCCAAGTTTGTAAATAAGAGATGAGTAAGAAGGATAGTCGTGTTTGAAAGTGTTGGTGTTGCAGTAATCATGGAAAACAGAGAGCGCTTCATCTGTGTTTTGAGTGTTTTTGATGTCAGTGATGAAGGAGTTTGGTTTTAGTTTGCGTACGGAGGGTTTGTGAGGATTTTGTTTATGGTAATAACGAATGTGTGTTTTCTGAAGAATAGATTTCATTAGTGATCATGGAGATTTTGGAGGTTTTTTGACAGGGGAAGCAGTTTTTCCTCTAAATTGGAAGTAATTGAAGAAATTAGAGTCTATGGAAAATAAATTTTAGGGGAAAATGGGAGTTGCAATAAGCGTTTTTTGACCAACTTACGAGACAGTCATCACTTTTTTCTTTCAATTTAGCAAATTACTTGTTACTTTCAGGCCTATTGCAACGGAGTGTGTTGCCATGATTTTCTGCCCAACGCGCCTCTAACACACCTGTAGCGCGCCGTATTGCTACAGGACGTGTTGGAAGGTTCGATTGTGAGGCGTGCTAGTCAAGCACAAAGCAATATACAAGGGTGTTTTACACGTGGAGGTGATCCTTTTCATTTTGGACCGTTGGAAAaaaatttaaattaaattaataacaTATACGGAGTAGTTTCAAacggatgataatgataataataataataataataataataataataataataacaataagaataacaataacaataacaataacaataacaataacaagaacaagaacaacaacaacaacaacaacaacaacaacaacaacaacaacaacaataataataataataataataataataataataataataataataataagaacaataacaataacaataataactttagTGGTCTACATACACATTACCACATTCAACAAAATTTTACCACAGCCAACTTAACTCTTTACCCACTTTTTATAATTCTTGCATTTATTTTTTTCAAAACAACACTCAACATCAATGATGTTTTAATTATTCGCCGGACTACGAACTATCGATTAACTTAATGCAATCGTACGCTGATGAGCTGGGTCAAGAAGTCGGTGAAGTCGCTGGTGAGAGACTCTCACGAGAACGAATGTATATTTATAGAGATCGTGAAGGTGTAACACAATGTCTATAGGATGACTACTTTGTTGAGGAGCCTAGGTTTCCTTGTCATATATTTAAAAGATGTTTTAGAATGCGTATCCAATTATTTCTACGTATTGCACAAGGTATTTCTGAATGCTCTATTAATCCTTTTACTAGAGCCTTTTGCATTTTTAAACAAAAACCAACGAAATTGGTCATCAAGGTTTTAACATCTTACAATAGTGTACATCCGTGTTGCGTCAATTGGCGTACGATACAACGGATGGTATCTTACAAAAAAAATTACGCCATATGGATTAAACTTAATTTACCTGCTATCTATCACTACACTGATCAGGACTATTTGCCTGTAATGTGCGATGGTATTCAATGATTTGTTTTGTTCATAAATAAAAAGGTTGTTTATTACACATCAACAATTGCCGCCCTTTTTGGTGAGCGAGTTTCGATTACCAAAGTTTCTTTTGATCTAGGCAATGTGGATCTTCATTTGCGTTTATTAAGTCTACTGTTGCCAAACATGTAGTGGATCTCGAGGATGTGGTTTATTCGGTTTCTCATGTTTGGGTTAATAAAATTAGTGGGTTGCCGGATTTTTGCAATTTGTTATCGGATTAGTTCCCTAACGATTTACTCTCAATTTCAAATCGTATCATTATGGCGGGTCACCCTTATTACGCGCAACAAGTCGAAAAAGGTGCAAGAAGCCATGGAAGTGATGGGAGTAGACGCTGAAGCTGTAGGTAACGACAACGAGGCCGAAGTGGAAGTGTTGGTGGATGAAGATATTTTAGTTTCTGGACTACAGTTTGGGAGTATTGGCGTCGAGACTCTTGTTGATCAAAGTAACTTGGCCACGATTTTGGGTAGTGTGGTGTGGATTGTGATATCCTTGCGCGTTCTGTTCCCTTTTCAAAAAAGGATCATGTTTCCTGCTGTAGTAGAAATGGATGGTGGGGCGTGTTATGGTCCAATTCAGTTGCGAGCTAAGAAGAGTAAACAAAAAAAATATGCAGAAGGATAAGGAAGTTGTGAGTAATTTGATGAGCAAGGATCATGTTGATAACAATACTCCTGTTGAAGTAAAAAAGGATGGTGGGACATGTATTGGTCCAAGCCAGCCACTAGCTAAGATGGATATTTCAGCCCCTCATGAAAATTTAGAGTTAAATGAAGACAACATCACTTTTCCGGAAAGGTTGGCGCATTTAAAGAAGGATAAGAAGCAGGAGGAAGAAATGAATGCAAGTAGAGAGGTTGAGAAGAACGAAGATAGGCCTTTACCGATTTTGATTGACCGTAGTGGAAGATGTTATTGCGACTGCAAGGACCACTCGTGAGACGGTTTTTACAAATCGTGGTACGTTTTGAATACAAATGTTCCTAGAGATCAACTCGGTGGCATGAATTTGAGGCCGGAAAGAAAATGTCGATTCCACTTCGGGTTCTTATAAGCTCATTGATCACGATGATGACTTGGACTACGGGGAAGCCGTTCAAAACTTGTTTATGGGTGACAAGGTAGTCAAGAAGGGCGGTTTTTCGGAGTCGGGTAAAGGTGGTTCTTCGGTTTCAACGAAAGGAAAAATGGCCAAGGAGGCTTTTGCGGCATTCGATGATATGATGACAAGTTTGACCGAGGAGAGCGTGCCGGGTGATGGATCCGCTAATGTGTTATCTTACAAGATAGTTAATCGgtcagggaagaattaaagagacaGTTAATAGAAAGTTAAAAAGAGCGGGTCCTCGAGGTTGATTGTTGTGGTCCGTCTTGTATCTTCGGTTGGTTTCATCCGTTCCTTGTATTTTTCGTGTAATATTCAGTTTTTGTTTGGTTTGTATTTAAGGTTTTGAATTAGTTTTGTTGCTTTATACTTGCTTCTTTATAATCAACATCTGAGCTATTGAAGAATATATGAAATTGAGTTCACGAGGGAGTGTGCCATATTTGATTTACTGGACATTCCACTATGTCATGGCTGGATCATTTAGTTTGTCTAGATCAGATTCTTCACCTTCAGTTAACCCCTCAACTTAAAATAAAGATGTAAGTGAAGTAGAAACAATCAACATTGGTGAAAAAACGTCAAGTGAACCATGCTCATCTGCACCTAATGTGGTTTTAGAATCACCCAAAAAGCATGGCACAAACAATTGCAGAATCTGATACTATAATATTAAGTGCCGATGAGAATGAACGTATTTATGAAGAGAAATGCTTATCGGATCCAACCACTGCTAGAAATGAAGGTGAGGCTTTTATGGCAGAACTGATCTGCAACTGACTATAGCACTTCAGCAACAGGAACttgagcaacaacaacaacaatggtcaACAGCAGCTACGACGTGTTTTGCCACAGTTGCCTACCACTTCGCGTTTGGGGCTTGTTTTGGGTCCCAAGGTAGGATATTAACGTGATGACTACAATTACTATGCATAGGGTGTTGTATTCACAGTTGGAGAATGAACTGCTTATGTACAAAGTACTATCCTTTTTGTGTGTGTAATAGATAACGTTTGCAGCTGCTAGAAATCTTGATACTGTTATTCGCTCATTAGTTTAGGAGAAGCATTGATATGAACCTGCTGTAACCGTGCCTTTGCATATTTAGTAGGGTGGCTAAATTGGTTGGTCAACTGGATTTGGGAACATGGCAAAATGGGTGCGTCTGTTGTGTTAGGTAACATGGTAAAATGGGTAGCTCGGTAGGCTTTCTATCTGACAGTATGTATAATTTCCTGTATAAAGAATCAGAAGTATCTTTACACAAAATATATCATTTCTTTCACAATGATAATGATATATGTTGAAACTTTGATTTA
This genomic interval carries:
- the LOC139902917 gene encoding uncharacterized protein: MKSILQKTHIRYYHKQNPHKPSVRKLKPNSFITDIKNTQNTDEALSVFHDYCNTNTFKHDYPSYSSLIYKLGRNKNFNQVETLLQQLQHYNVQCKEPLFIGLIQHYAKSGLVENAVDMFERMPSFNCYRSLQSLNAILNALIQNERFDEANEMFKNCSKMGFRPNAVTFNIMIKGLLGEGKWGDARKVFDEMLEREVEPTVVTYNCQIGFWSKKGEFDEAKSLFDEMIRKGKKPNAITYALLMEALCLQEKYREAKNLMFDMEYQGCKPRLVNYGVLMNDLAKRGNFEEAKALLLEMKKRRIKPDVVMYNILINYLCKENRAGEAYKILVEMQVNGFEPNAASFRMIIDGFCRNGEFDEGLKVLNVMLTSKHCARLETFCCLVMGLVGNGKMDDAIFVMEEMMKRRMCPDLESWEALVVRTTCGDNSDNSLVAELVSPRR